A region from the Triticum urartu cultivar G1812 chromosome 1, Tu2.1, whole genome shotgun sequence genome encodes:
- the LOC125522257 gene encoding uncharacterized protein LOC125522257: protein MAAAAISLCGSRCVGPSRKPEPRLASQAGAAPCATRPSSSRRRLVVAAAKSSGKKADEKVPSWARPGSDEPPPWARDEGGASGQDGEAAQVPFYAYLLASAVTAIAAIGSIFEYTNGRAVFGVVGTDSPLYAPILGFFAVTGIPTSGYLWYKAVQTANKDAEEQDRRDGFL, encoded by the exons ATGGCCGCGGCAGCCATCTCCCTCTGCGGCTCGCGCTGCGTCGGCCCGAGCCGGAAGCCCGAACCTCGCCTCGCCTCCCAAGCGGGCGCCGCGCCGTGCGCGACGCGGCCGTCGTCGTCGCGCCGAAGGCTGGTGGTCGCGGCCGCCAAGTCGTCGGGCAAGAAGGCGGACGAGAAGGTCCCCTCCTGGGCCCGGCCAGGCTCCGACGAGCCCCCGCCGTGGGCGCGCGACGAGGGCGGGGCCTCGGGGCAGGACGGCGAGGCCGCCCAGGTCCCGTTCTACGCCTACCTGCTCGCGTCCGCCGTGACGGCCATCGCCGCC ATCGGGTCGATATTCGAGTACACGAACGGGCGGGCGGTGTTCGGCGTGGTGGGCACCGACAGCCCGCTCTACGCGCCCATCCTCGGCTTCTTCGCCGTCACCGGCATCCCGACCTCC GGGTATCTGTGGTACAAGGCCGTGCAGACGGCGAACAAGGACGCCGAGGAGCAGGACCGCAGGGACGGCTTCCTCTGA